A window of Halogeometricum sp. S1BR25-6 genomic DNA:
TACCCATGATGCGGCGCGCGCCGTTGAGCGCGGACTCGGTTTCGAGGAGGGGGACCACGTCGATGCCGCAGTGGTCCGGCAGGGAGACGACGCCCGCCTGGTCGGCCAGGAAGAGCACTTCGAGCACGTGGCTCGGCTCCTCGGTCATCGAGATGGCGTAGGTGTCGATGGCGCCGACGCCGTACTCCTTCTGCCACTCGCCGAGTCTCTCGAAGCGGGTCAGCACGCGCGCGGCGGTGTCGGAGAGTTCCTCGGTGTCGTCGAAGTCGAGCAGCGGTTCCTCCTGCAGGATGGCCTCCGTCAGCACCTCGGTGCGGCCCTCCTCGTCGCGGCCGTAGTAGTCGATGCCCTGCTGGGAGAGCGCCTCGTGGACCGCTTCGGTGTGGTTCTCCTGGTGGTCGCGCAGGTCCAGACTCGCCAGCGTGAAGCCGAACGTGTCCACCTGGCGCATCAGCGGACTGAGATACTCGTCGGCGACGACTTCCGCGCCGTTGTTCCGCAGGCTCTTGTCGATGACCCGGAGGTCCTCCAGCAGTTCGTGGTGGTTCGAGTAGCCGTCGGGGCGAACGTCCTCGATGCGGCGGATGCGCTCGCGCATCAGCTTCAGCTTCTGGCGGTACGGCTCGTCGGGGTAGCGCTCCTCCGTCTCGTCGGCGACGACGGGGAGTCGCTCCCGGTCGGCGACCAGCGAGCGCTCGAACTCCGCGCCCGCGTCGACCCGCTCGCCGTCCTGGCTGAGGACGCCCGAGAGGCGCTTGAGCGCGTCGCTGTACTTCCCGAGGACGACGGAGCGCTGGCGTTCGAGCGTGTCTTCGGTCACCTCGGGGGTGACGAAGGGGTTGCCGTCGCGGTCGGACCCGGCCCACGAGCGGAACTCGAACAGTTTCGGCACGTCGACTTCGGGGTACTCGTCGGCCAGTGCGTCCTCGAACTCGGCGTACACCTGCCCGACGACGTCGAAGAGGATGTTCTCGAGGTACCACTGGACGTTACGCGCCTCGTCCTGCGGTTCGGGACGGCGGCCGCGGACCTGTGAGGTCTGCCAGAGGCTCGTCACCTCGGAGTCCACCTTCCGCCACAACTGCTGGCGCTCGCGGTCGGTGAGGCGTCGCTCGTCCATGTCCTCGATGCGCGCGGCGATGGAGCGAAGCTTCGCCTTCACCGTCTTGCGGCGCGCTTCCGTCGGGTGCGCGGTGAACGTCGGTTCGATGAGCACGTCGTCGAGCACGCGCTGGACCGTCTCGGGGTCGGCGTCGCCGTCGGCGAACGACTCGACGGTGGCGGTGAGTCCGTCCTCGAGGGTGCCCTCCTGGGACGCCTCCCGGATGGTGCGAACGCGCTCGCGTTCCTCGGCGAGGTTGATAAGCTCGAAGTAGGTGGTGAACGCGCGGGCGACGACGCTCTCGCCGTCCGGGTCGAGACCGTCGAGAACCCGGCTCAGTCGATCGCGCGAGTCCAGGTCGCCCTTCCGATAGTCGATGGCGGCCGTCCGGATGTCCTCGACCGTCCGGAACGACTCCGTCGACGACTGTTCTTCCAAGACGTCGCCGAGAAGTGCCCCGAGTTCCCGGACGTCTTGTCTGACGTCTCTGGCATGTAGCTCCATAGCTCCGAATATGCCAGTCCCCGAGTAAAAGACCCCGAGTCGATAGAAAATTTTGCCCGCGTCCGAGTCAATCGTCGTTCCCGCCCTCGTCGTCTGCCGAGTGCCGGGAGGTGAGTCCCTTCGAGTACGGAAATATCTTTGGCCGCTCGGTCTCTTCGATTTCGTATGGTGCTCCGAACGCTCGCTCTGACGTTGGGCGTCGTGGAACTACTTCGGCCGAAGCAGGTGGTGGACTTCTGGATGCGCCTCGCGACGCGCGGGGACGCGACACCGCGCCGGTGGGTGTACGCGGCCGCGAGAGTCGAGGGACTGTCTCTCGTCCTCTGGGCACTGACGCGGCGCTCCGACGGCGGCGACTGAGGCCCCGCCCCGCGTCGAGTCGTCCGCGGGCCGACCGTTCGACGCGCGGACCACTCGGCGGGAACGAACGGGGGTTTCGTCATGCTTTTCACCGGCGGGCCGAAGGTTTCGGTATGAGCGATAAGTACCCGGACGACTCGGGTCGCCGCCGGTTCGTCAAGGGTGTCGTGGGGGGCGCGACACTTGCCGGCGTCGGCGCGACGACCGCGGCCGCCGTCAACTCAGCAACGATGTCGAGCGGGAGCGGTGGCGGGACCACCCAGGCGATGGCCATCGAGAACATCGCCGGCCCCGCCCCGCGCGGAATGCCGCAGATTCCCATCGAAATCGACAGCGAGGGCTACCTCAAGGGCGTCTGGCCCGAGGTCAAGACCATCGAGGAGAACGGGGTCCAGATTCAGGTCGCCGAGACGGAGAACTACAAGGGCTCCGGCGTGACCTACACCTCGGAGTGGTTCCAGTACTGCGGCGTCGAGTCCTACGGCGGCATCGACCCCGAGTACGACTCAGACAACTACTTCATCTCCGGGGCCGCTCCCGGCTACACGTGGCAGTCCGACGCCTACTCGGAGGGTGACCGACTCCACGTCGACGACTTCTCCGACTACCAGACGTGGTCGAACGACGTCGGCGACCCCGGACTCGGAAAGCCGGCGACCGGTCGCTGGCGGTCCGAGGAAGCGGAGAACGTCATCCCGATTCAGGTCATCCGCTCGGAGGAGATAGAGCAGATGGCGCAGGACGACCCGTGGGTGCAGGCGTCCACGCAGGAGGGCTTCGTCGCGTGGCTGAACAAGTGTACGCACTTCTGCTGCGTGCCCGGGTACAAGACCGAAGGGTCCGGGAAGTTCAACGCCGCGAACGACGTCTACTGTCAGTGCCACCAGTCGGTGTACGACCCGTTCAGTCTCGTCGAGACACTGTTCGTCGCGCGTCCGCGTCCCAGCGAGTAACCGAGTCGCGGAGCGAAACGAACGAACGGGCGGACGGACACGGCCGTCTCGCTGCCGGTCGGGTCTCTGGTCTTTTTTTCGCGACACCCGCGACGCCGTCGTACGAGCGCCGAGACGCCCGTCAGCCGCCGCTGACCGGCGGGAACAGCGCGAGTTCGTCGTTCTCGGAGACCGAATCGGAGAGCGACGCCGCCTCGCCGTTGCACAGGAGGTTGACGTGCTCGGCGAGCGTTCCGTCGTCGAAGACGCGGACGCGGAGGCCGTCGCGGCCGTCCAAGAGGGCGTCGAGGGCGTCTTCGACCGTCGCGTCGTCGGCGACGGTGACCGTCGTCTCCCGGTCGCCGGCGACTTCCGCGAGGTCCGCGAACAGTCGCCACCGTACGGTCGTCATACCTCGCTATCCCCGCCCGCGAGACATGAGTATTGCGACCGCCGGCGGTCGGGTTCAGTCGTCGTCCGCGGAGTCGGATGCGGGCGACGCCGGCGTCCCCGCGGAGTCGCCGCCGTCGCCGTCGTCGGCCTCCGGCGCGGCGGCGAACCGCGAGATGCGGCGAACCGTCTCGGGCCGGGCGACGATGAACAGTTCGTCGCCGGCGGCGAGTTCGCGCGCCCGCGCCGGGATGGCGTCGACGGCCTCGTCTTCGTCCGCGCCCCGGACGGCGACGACGGTTGCGTCCAGGTTGCCGAGCGTCGCGCCGACGAGGTCGCTCCCCAGTTCGACGGTTACCCGCTCCATCGTCTCGTCGGCGCTCCTGAGCAGCGAGGTGAACTCGTGCTCCGCGCCGGGGTCCGAGGGGAGCGTGAGAAGGCGGTACTCCTCCCCGCGGTCCAACCGCTGGGCGTCCGACTCGTCGAGGATGACGGTGGCCACGTCGCCCGCCGTCGCCCGGAGTTCCGCGCCGACAACGCGTTCGGGGGCGCCGTCCTCGCCCGTCCGCCACAGTTGCACGGCGTCGCCCGCCGAGGCCCCCGCACCCGGGTCCGCGCGGACGGCGACGGCGGCGACGCCGGGGGGCATCGTCGGTCCCAACCCGGCGACGCGCCGGCCGAGAGCGAGGAAGGACACGTCGCCCGCCTCGTCCAACTCCACGTCGACGTGGCCGATGCCGTAGTCTTCCTTGATGCGCGTGACGAGGCGGTCGGTGAGTTCCGCGTCGGTCAACCGTCGGGGGAAGAGGAGGCGCTTGCCAGCCATCGCCTCCTTGCGGGCGCGGGGAACGGGGTCGTAGCCGTCGATGTCGCCGATATTGTCGGGGTCTTCGGGGAGTTCGACCGCCGCGACGCGCCCCACCGTGCGGACGATGCGGCCCACCTCGGCGTCGACGGCGCTCGTGCCGGCGAAGGCGAACACGTCGGTGGCGACGCGGTCCCCGACCGCCCGGCCGGCCGGCGAGACGGCGACGGCGGCGACGAGTACGGTCGAGTTCAGGAGCATCGTCGAGGGTTCGAACACGTCCGCCGCCCGGGTCGGGTCCGTTATCGTGTCGAGGAGGCCGATACCGCTGATGTACACCGCGGCGGGCGTCCCGCCGAAGAGGGAGGCCAGCCACCGCGGAATCGGCTCTCTGGTGTACCACCGGTGGACGAGGGCCGCCGCCGCGGCGACGGCCGCGGCCCCCACCGCGAGGCTGGCGATGAGGGCGATGTCGTTGAGGAGGACGGCGGCGGACCGGATCACGGCGTCGAGTTGGAGCAGAAGGGTCACGCCACCACCTCGGCGAACGCCGCGAGGTCGGGGTAGGCGCCGACGACCACCAAGTCGTCGCCGGGGTCCACCCGCTGAGTGCCGCGCGGCGCGATGGTCCACTTCCCCTCGTGGCGGACGCCGAGGATGACGACGTCGTACCGGTCGCGGACGGTCGCCTCCCCGAGCGTCACGCCGTCGAGGACGCCGCCCTCGCGGGCCGAGAGCCGCCGGAACCGCTTGCCCGCCCGCCGGAGCAGCGTCACCAACTCGAACTCGCTGCGGACGCCGCGCGACCGGACGAGAAGCGCCACGTCGTCCGTCGAGAGCACTTTCGAGGCCTGCTGGCGCCGGACCGCGAGCGTCACGCGCGCCTCGCCGCCGGTCGCCGTGGGGACCGTCTCGGTGGGAGCGACGTCGAGGCCTCCGTCGGAGCGGAGCTCCGACGAGATTCGCGAATCGCGGATTCGCTCACCCCCGTCGGACCGCAGGTCGCCGCCGCCGTCCGTCGCCGCGGACGCCGGCGCGTCGTCGGACTTCTTCGTCTCGACGTCGTCGACGATGCCGAGGACCGTCGCCGGGAAGGACTCCCCGCCCGCGAGCACCGTCACCTCGTCGCCGCGGGCGGTGCCCGTCGGTACCAACGCGGTGGTGGAGACGGCGCGTTCGCCGGGAGCGAGGCGCTTCGAGAGCCCGCTCATCCCCGGTGCGGCGGCGACGGACGCCCGCGCGCGTTCGTCCAGCGTCACCTCGACCTCCGCGAGGTCGAACTCGGTTCGGAGGCGGTCCTCCACGCGCGTCTCCAGTTCGACCAGCGGCACGTCGGCGGGGAACGTCCACTCGCCGCCCCGAATCTCCTCGCGGACCGACGCCGACAGCGGCTGGTAGCCCTCGACGTCGGCCACCTCGCCGACGACGCTCACGCGCACCTGTCCCCGGCCGCCGACGAGTTCGACGACGTCGGAGGAGAGCGTCCGCGCGGTGAGTTCGCGCAAGGAGAGCTTCCGCGGGAGGTTCGCGCCCATCCGGTCGCCGAGGCCGTGCGCGTAGAACGTCACCATCAGGACGATGAGGAGGGCGACGGACAGCCGCACTTGGTTCTGCGAGAGCGTGACTTCCGGGTCGGCGAGCGCGAGGATGCCGCCGCTCAGACCGGCGATTGCGACGCCGAGACCGGCGACTGCCAGTCCGGGTATCGTGATACCCGTGAAGTACCGGAACGCGAACCCGAGCGCCCAGGCCACGAGCGCGGGGACGAACCCGGCCAGCGCACCGAGGTAGAGACCGTAGAGCAGTTCGACGGGGAGGGATGCCATCTGAACGTTCCTCTCGGCGGGAACGATTTACACTTATCGCCGCAGGAGAACGATACGAGACGATGACAGACTCGACCGACTCGGCGGTTCGCCCGGTGACTCTCGCGGACGCCTTCGACTCCTTCGAGGAGACGTGGTCGCCGCGCCTCGCCGCTGAGCTGAACGGACAGACCGTGAAGCTGGCGAAGATGGAGGACGCCTTCGTCTGGCACAGTCACCCCGACGCGGACGAACTGTTCCTCGTCGTCGATGGGTCGGTGACGCTCGAACTCCGCGAACAGGCAAACGTGACGCTGGGGGCGGGCGAACTCGCCGTCGTCCCGCGCGGCGTCGAGCACCGACCCGTCTCGGAGGCCGGGGCGAACGTCCTGCTGTTCGAGCCGTCGGGAACGGAGAACACCGGCGACGCCGAGGACGGGGCGATGACGGCCGACGTCCGCGACCTCTGAGCGTCCGAACCGCGAGACGGGCGGCCGGTCGGTCGCGTCCGTTAAGTAGCGAAGTCGCCATCGGGCAGATATGAGGCTCGAACGGGAGTGGGTGGGCGCCCGCGCGTCGATGGTGCTGACGCTCTTCGTCGGCGTCCTCTCGGTCGTCACGGGCATCGCCAACATCGGCGTCAGCGCCGACGTGGCCGACTTCGTGCTGTTCGGCGTCACCTTTCCCGGCTACGTCCAGCAGGTGGCGGCGTTCACCGGGACGCTCACCGGGTTCGTCCTCCTCGTCGCCGCCTTCGGCCTCCGGCGACGCCTGCGGGCGGCGTGGTACGCGACGATGCTGCTGTTCCCCATCACCGCCGCGCAGGGGGCGCTCCAGTCGACGCAGCTATCCTTTCCCCTCATCGGCCTCTCGGCGGTGGCGTTCGTCGTCGTCGGGCTGAACTTCGGCGCGTACGACCGCGAGTTGGAACTGACGACGACGCAGCTAGCCGCTCTCTCGGCTCTCGCGGGCGCGCAGGCGTACGGCACCGTCGGCGCGTACGCGCTCCGCGAGGAGTTCGGGGACGTCGAGACGCTCCTCGACGCGTTCTACTTCTCCTTGGTCACCGGCAGCACCGTCGGCTACGGCGACATTACGCCCGCGACCGCGGTCGGGAAGCTGTTCACCCTCTCGGTGATGCTCGTCACCGTCTCCTCGTTCGCCGCCGTCCTCGGCGTCGTCTTCACCCCGCTCATCGAAGCGCGACTCTCCAAAGCACTCGGACGCATGACAGAAGAACAACTCGACCTCCTCGAAAACCACGTCCTCGTTCTCGGCTACGGGGACCTGACGGAACCGATACTCGAAGAACTCACCGCGAAGGCGGACGTCCTCATCCTCACCGAGGACGAAGAGCGCACCCGACGACTCACCGAACGCGGCTACACCGTCCTCACCGCCGACCCGAGCGACGAGGAGTCCCAGCACCGCGGGCGCGTCGAGTCCGCGCGGGCCGTCGTCGTCGCCACGAACAACGACGCCGAGGACGCCCTCGGCATCCTGACGGCGCGGCAACTCAACCCCGATGTGACCATCGTCGCCGCCGCCAGCCAACGGGAGAACGTGAACAAACTGAAGCGCGCCGGCGCCGACACCGTCATCAGTCCGGCGACGCTCGGGGCGCACTTCCTCGCGGAGTCGGCGCTCGGCGGCGAGGGCGTCGAGGAACTGGAGCGGCGGTTGATGAGCGGAGACCCCTCGCAGGCGGACGAAGCGATGCAGGAGGCGCTCGGCGGCGACGACGGCGATGGCGATGACGATGGCACCGATGGCGACGGCGGCGACGAACGCGAGGAGAACGGAAGGCGCAAAGGCGAGAACTGAGCCGCACCGCGGCCGCCGGGTTCGCGAATCAGGGGTCGCCGCGGTCGAAGACGGCCACGTCGCACTCCACCTCGTGAAGTCGCTCGAACGTCGGCGGCGCGACGAACCGCGAGGCGGCCGAACGGTCCTGACTGGACCCGAGAACCAGGAGGTCGTACGACCCGGCGTTTGCGGCGATGAACGATTGCACGTCCGCCCGCGAGACGCGCGTCTCGATTGGGCCGTCGGCCGTCTCCGCGAAGTCCGCCAGCCGCGACTCCGCCCGTCGGCGCTCCACCTCGTTCGAGATGCAGGTGGTGACGCTGACGACGCCGTTCCGGCCGGCGAGTCGGGTGGCGAAGTCTATCATCGCGTGGGCGGTGTCGCCGGGGCGGGAGACGAGAACGAGGACGCGCCGCCAGCGCCGCGTCTCGCCGACCGAGCGGAACGCCACGGCGTCCGTCGGTCCGCGGAAGATGCCGCGCACGTAGTCCGAGAGCAGGCCCCGGTCCTCCTCGTACGGCGTCACCACGAGGTCGCAGTTGGCGTTCCGCGCGGCGTCGAGCGTCGTGGGCACCGACTCGCCCGCGGCGACGACCACTTCGCAGGGGACGCCGACACGGGTGCGGATATCGGCGGCGCACGACTCCAGTTCCGTGACCGTCTCGTCGGCTTCGTCGGTGAGTTCCTCGTTCGCCCCCTCGCTCGTCGCGATGTCGTTTCCCTCGACTTCGACGAGTCGCTGGTCGGACTCCTCGACGAGACCGAGCAGCACCACCTTCCCGGCGTCGTGGGCGGCGGCGAGGCGCGCGCCGAACAGGGCGGTTCGGGTGGCGTGCTCGCCGCGCATCGGGACGAGCACGTGGTCGTCGCCGCGGACCGTCTCGTAGAGGTAGCGGGCGCGCCGTTCGTACAGTCGCTCGCGCCAGACGACGAACGCGCCCGCGATGATGCTCGACGCGAGGAAGATGTTGACGACGTACGCGACGGCGCCCGCCGTCTGCGAGAGGGGCGTACCGGGACTCGAAACCAGCGCCAGGAGCGCCGTCGAGAACGCGGAGGGCGCTTCGAGGTCGGCGGCCCACGTCACGACGCCGGTGAGAAACACCGCTAACGCGGCGCTCTCGGCGTGCGGTACGGCCGACTGCGCCTGCCCGTACACCATCATGGTGAACCACAGGGCCGCGAGTCCGCACACCGCGCCGACGGTGAGGCTCCCGACGAACTTCGTCGGACTGGAGTATCGCCCCTCGGGGTCCGAGAACAGCGTGTACGTGCCCGACGCCAGCGGCGGGAACAGCAGGTACGACAGCGTCTGGAGCCGACCGGTGAGGAACGTGACGAGCCCGATGAGAAGCGGGACGAACAGGAGGATGGAGAGATGCAGCAGGTTGCTCGTGTTCTCCAGCCACCGTCGGAACTCCGAGAGTTCCCGTCGCTCTATCCGCCGAGCGCGCGCGCCGAGGGTGCTGAGGCGCGCCGCGACGTGCGCCGCGTACCGGCGGAGTCGAGACATCCCTTACGCGAGGGACGTGACCGCGTCCAGCGTGAGCGCGATGGCCCGTTCGACGTTGTCCTTCGCCTTCTCGGGCAGTTCCTCCTCGGAGTCGGCGCCCTTCTGGGTGCCCTTCACGAGGTTGCCGTCGACGGTGCAGATGGCGCCCGCGCGGAGGCCCTTGCGGCGGGCCAGCGAGAACACGGTGGCCGCCTCCATCTCGACGGCGAGGAGACCCGCCTCGTTCCACGCCTCGACGAAGTCGTCGGACTCGTTGTAGAAGGCGTCGTCGGAGACGATAGGGCCGACGTGGACCTCCTCGTCGTTCGCCTCCGCCGAGTCGACGAGGGCGGTCAGCACGTCGTAGTCCGGCACCGCGGGGATGACTTCCGACTCGTAGCGCTTGGAGGTGCCCTCCTCCTTAGCAGCGCCCGTCGCGACGATCATGTCGCCGATTTCGACGTGCTCCTGTAGCGCGCCGATGGTGCCGACGCGGACGAACGTCTCGACGCCGACGCGGGCGAGTTCCTCGACGGCGATGGCCGCCGAGGGACAGCCGATACCGGTCGAACAGATGGTGAGGGGCGTCCCCTCGTACGTCGCGTTGACGACCTTGTACTCGCGGTTCTGTGCGACCTCCTCGACGTTCTCGCACTGCTTCGCGATGCGGTCGACGCGGCCCGGGTCGCCGGGGATGAGCGCGACGTCCTCGACGTCGCCCTCCTCGACGAGTAGGTGGGGCTGTTTGGCCATACGCGAGAGTCTCGCGACGTCCTGAAAAACGACGCGGTCCGACCGCCGGCGCCGGCGAGGGTCTCCGCGGCCCGTCGCCGATTCCCGGGCCGTTCGACGCCGCCTAACCGGTCGTTCGAACCGTTTAACGACGGCGACAGTCGGGATATTCGACCGATAACTAAACCCCTCTCCGGTCTCTGGTAGGACGGCCGCCGAACACCGTTCCGCCCGGGACGTTCCATCCCATCCCCCCTTCGCCGGACGGGCACATCCCCCCGCCCGTCCGCGCGTACCGACTCGGGCCGGACGGTGCGGCCGCCGGCGACGCGCGGGCGCCGCCGAGCGGGAACAGTCGATTCGCTGCGGCGTGAGCATTCCCCCCCTTCGCTCCGCTTCGACGGCTCGCAAACCACCCGCTCCCGGCACGACGCGTCACGTCGCTGGCGGCCGCTTCGGCGGTACACGTTCCCCCATACATGTCACTCAGTACACTTACGGAGCGAGCGGACCCCCCCAACGGACCCGGCTGGCGGTTCGCGGTCGAGACCGCCGCGAACCGTCGCACGGTCGCCGTCTCGACGGCGTTCGTCGCCGCCCTCGGTCTCCTTCCCCTCTACGAGTCGGTGTGGTGGTGGGACATCCTCACGCACGCCCTCGCGGGCGGGGCTATCACGGGCTGGCTCCTGCTCTCGGGACGGCGCGCGTCCGCCGTCGTCCTCCTCGTCGCCCTCTGTTCGGGCGCGTGGGAACTGCTGGAGTACGCGACGCCGACGTACGTGTTCATCGCCGGCGGCGCGGCGGACACGGCGCTCGACGTGGTCTGCAACTTCGCCGGGTCGGCCGTCGTCGCCGCCGCGTTCGTCCGCGTCCGGTCGTCGCTGCGCCGTTCGCCGGTCGACGGCGGAACGGGGTCTCGGCCGGTGCGGTCGAACGCGCCCGCGGACGACTGACGCCGAGCGGCGTCGGTCGGGTTCTTTTCACTACACTGCCACTGGCAGTTTCAACCGTGAAAATCGGGGCACTACAGTTATCTCCGCTCTCGGTGGAGAGCCGGGTGGAATAGGGAACCGAAAGACCACGAACGTCGGGGAACGGGCGAGAATATGGGGACACATCCTCGGAACGCTTCGCCGGTACGGCCGAGTCGACATCGAACACCTCGGACACCGCACGGGTCGGACCGTGCGGGAGGTCGACGCTGCCTGTCGGGAGATGTCGGCGCTGGGATGGTTGCAACCGGGAACGACGAACGGCGGTTGGGTCGCCGACGGGACGGCCGCTGAGCTGCTCACCCGTTATCCGCCGCTCAAATCCGACACCGTGCCGCCGCGCGTCGACCGGGCGGGGTTCGGCGAACGGCTTACGGGGTGACCGGCGGGTCGACCGGACTCCGAAGTGCCGCTACAACCCCCACGTCACCAGCGGCAGCACGACGACGAGCGTCGCGCCGAACACGAGCGACGACCGGAGCCACTGCCCGCGGACGGCCGTCGAGCGCTCCTCGTGGACGCTCGCACCCGCCCGCGGAAGGACCACGTGCGCGAAGAAGACGTAGACGAAGCCGACGACGGCCGCCGTCGCCAGCGCGTGCGGGAGGGCGTCCAACGACCCCGCGGACGCGGTGGCGGGGAGCACCGGCGAGAGCGCCGCGTACGCGACGGCGTACAGGACGCCGGAGAGGACGCCCGCGCCGTAATGGACGAGGCGGGCGGCGACGGTCGACACGTCGTCGGGCGTCGTTCGGCGGAGCGCCGCCGCCGCGATGTACGCCGGCGTGTAGCCGTCCTCCTGCGTCGCCATCGGGACGGTCATGGCGGCGGCGGCGACGAGACCCGAGACGGCGCTCAGCCCGACGAACGTGAGCGTCTCCCCGAGCGCTCCGACGAAGACGGGGCCGGGCGGTGGCGTCGGCATCGGCCGAGATAGGACGCGGGGGGCTAAAAGCGGACTGGCGCTCGCGCGCTCCGTCCCTCGTGACGGTCGGCCGACGAGAGTGTATCACGGGCGACCGCGGAGCTATCGGTATGGTCCCCCCCGCCGAGTCAGTCTCCTTCCGGAACGTCGCAGTCGGTCTCGGCGTCGGCCTCCTCTTGTCCGCCTTCTCACAGTTCCTCGGAGAGGGTCTGACGTCGCTCCTCTGGCTGTACGTCCTGCTCATCGCGTTCGCTATCGCCGGAAGCGGCGTCCGACCGGTCGGCGGGACGCTCGGATTTTAGGTTCTCTCGGGCGTTCTTCTCACGGCCGTGGGCGTCGTCACCGTCGCAGTCGACGGCGTGACGCTCCGGGTTTTCGGCGTCGTCGCCACCGGTGTCGTCGTATCAATCGTCTACGGGTGGCGTGCGACGCGGCGCGGCCTCTGGGTGCCCGCCGAGAGGTCGCCGTTCTCGTTCGGACCGCCGCGGTAGACGACTCGACTCACGCCCCGCCGAGCACCGTGAAGAGCAGCAGGTTGTGCGCGCCGGGGCCGAGGCCGACGGCGGCGACGAAGCCGAGGAGGGCGTACCCCTCCGCGGGGTCCTCGCGCACGTAGTCGGCAAATAGGGCGGCGACGCCCGAGGCGATGACGAGTTTGACGACGACGAACAGCCAGACCGTCCCGAGGTAGGGTTCGGTGGGGAGCGTCGCGGCGAACTCGATGATAATCCGCGAGAGCGGCGTCCGCTCGCCGAACCCGAGCAGGTCGACGCCGACGGCGGTTGAGACGGCGTCGAGGGCGTGGCCGAAGACGGCGAGAAAGCCCACCGAACCGGTGACGCGCGCCGCCGGGTGGGCGCGGACGAGGAGGCCCCACGTGGCGACGGCGACGACGGCGGCGGCGACGAGGCCCGCGGCCGGGACGAGGGGCGCGAGCGTCCCCCTGGCGGCGCCGACGAACAGAGCGCCGGCGACGGCGACGGCGGCGAGGAGGCTTCCGAGGCCCGCGAGGACGAGGGCGGCGTCGTCCCCGGCCCGCGCGTCCGCGGCGACGAACGTCCCGACGCCGAGGGCGCCGACGGCGAGGTAGACGGCCGCCGTGGCGCCGAGCGGTCTGAGAAGAGGCGGGAGGGCATCGACGACGTAGAGGACGTGTGCGGCCGACCCGAGCACCATCCACGGGACGAACGCGAGGACGCGCCGGGGGGTAACCGCGGGGCGGCGGCGGTTCGCCGCCGCGGCGACGACGGCGACGGCGACGAGGAGGACGGCGAGGTACGGGAGCGGCGGCACCGAGAACCCTTCGGGGAGTATCGCCATGCTCCGTTGCGCGCTTGGCGGCCGTGAAAGCCTTACGAAAGCCGCCTCCCCGGATTCGCCCCCGCGCTCCGAAGTCCGGCCGACGCGTCCGCCCGTTCGAGCCGTTTTTAGGCGCGGTCGACGTCTCTTTCCCGCATGGACCGCACGGAGTTCGCCGCGCGCATCGACCACACCGTCCTCGGGCCGGAGACGACGCTTTCGGACGTAGAGCGGGTTCTGGACGAGGCGGCCGAGTACGGGATGAACGCCTGCATCCCGCCGTGTTACGTCGCCGAGGCGACCGACTACGCCCCGGACGTGACGGTGGCC
This region includes:
- a CDS encoding NAD-binding protein, with the protein product MRLEREWVGARASMVLTLFVGVLSVVTGIANIGVSADVADFVLFGVTFPGYVQQVAAFTGTLTGFVLLVAAFGLRRRLRAAWYATMLLFPITAAQGALQSTQLSFPLIGLSAVAFVVVGLNFGAYDRELELTTTQLAALSALAGAQAYGTVGAYALREEFGDVETLLDAFYFSLVTGSTVGYGDITPATAVGKLFTLSVMLVTVSSFAAVLGVVFTPLIEARLSKALGRMTEEQLDLLENHVLVLGYGDLTEPILEELTAKADVLILTEDEERTRRLTERGYTVLTADPSDEESQHRGRVESARAVVVATNNDAEDALGILTARQLNPDVTIVAAASQRENVNKLKRAGADTVISPATLGAHFLAESALGGEGVEELERRLMSGDPSQADEAMQEALGGDDGDGDDDGTDGDGGDEREENGRRKGEN
- a CDS encoding universal stress protein, with protein sequence MSRLRRYAAHVAARLSTLGARARRIERRELSEFRRWLENTSNLLHLSILLFVPLLIGLVTFLTGRLQTLSYLLFPPLASGTYTLFSDPEGRYSSPTKFVGSLTVGAVCGLAALWFTMMVYGQAQSAVPHAESAALAVFLTGVVTWAADLEAPSAFSTALLALVSSPGTPLSQTAGAVAYVVNIFLASSIIAGAFVVWRERLYERRARYLYETVRGDDHVLVPMRGEHATRTALFGARLAAAHDAGKVVLLGLVEESDQRLVEVEGNDIATSEGANEELTDEADETVTELESCAADIRTRVGVPCEVVVAAGESVPTTLDAARNANCDLVVTPYEEDRGLLSDYVRGIFRGPTDAVAFRSVGETRRWRRVLVLVSRPGDTAHAMIDFATRLAGRNGVVSVTTCISNEVERRRAESRLADFAETADGPIETRVSRADVQSFIAANAGSYDLLVLGSSQDRSAASRFVAPPTFERLHEVECDVAVFDRGDP
- a CDS encoding nucleoside phosphorylase, whose protein sequence is MAKQPHLLVEEGDVEDVALIPGDPGRVDRIAKQCENVEEVAQNREYKVVNATYEGTPLTICSTGIGCPSAAIAVEELARVGVETFVRVGTIGALQEHVEIGDMIVATGAAKEEGTSKRYESEVIPAVPDYDVLTALVDSAEANDEEVHVGPIVSDDAFYNESDDFVEAWNEAGLLAVEMEAATVFSLARRKGLRAGAICTVDGNLVKGTQKGADSEEELPEKAKDNVERAIALTLDAVTSLA
- a CDS encoding DUF63 family protein; the protein is MAILPEGFSVPPLPYLAVLLVAVAVVAAAANRRRPAVTPRRVLAFVPWMVLGSAAHVLYVVDALPPLLRPLGATAAVYLAVGALGVGTFVAADARAGDDAALVLAGLGSLLAAVAVAGALFVGAARGTLAPLVPAAGLVAAAVVAVATWGLLVRAHPAARVTGSVGFLAVFGHALDAVSTAVGVDLLGFGERTPLSRIIIEFAATLPTEPYLGTVWLFVVVKLVIASGVAALFADYVREDPAEGYALLGFVAAVGLGPGAHNLLLFTVLGGA